In Gemmatimonadaceae bacterium, a genomic segment contains:
- a CDS encoding MATE family efflux transporter, protein MSAPATTPSPSPVPANDDFWSSIREALRGSHRDFTEGAVSRAILLLAIPMVLEMCMESVFAVCDVFFVSKLGASATATVGLTESWLVLIYAIAMGLAIAATATVARRTGERDREGAARAATQAILLALAVAAVLGTVGGVLAPNLLRVMGASDDVIHIGSTYARVMLGGNVTIVMLFLINAIFRGAGDAAIAMRVLWLANAINVLLGPCLIFGLGPFPKLGVTGAAIATNIGRGTGALFAASRLLKPGSRIDIHTRHLRVELDLIAQMAKMAWNAAIQFLIGMGSWIAIIRILSTFGSAVLAGYTIGIRVILFALLPASGLANAAATMVGQALGAGKPERAEQSVKLAGKYNMIVLTVCGVLLALFAPAIAHGFTQDPAVIPSAENALRIIACGFPFYGWGMVISQSFNGAGDTTTPTWLNVVVFWMWELPLAWTARRLGYGVNGVYVVLAITFSTYAVAAWLVFRRGRWKTRSV, encoded by the coding sequence ATGTCCGCGCCGGCAACGACGCCGTCACCGTCGCCGGTGCCCGCGAACGACGACTTCTGGTCGTCCATTCGCGAAGCGCTTCGCGGCTCGCATCGCGACTTCACCGAAGGCGCGGTGTCGCGCGCCATTCTCCTCCTTGCCATCCCGATGGTGCTCGAGATGTGCATGGAGAGCGTCTTCGCCGTCTGCGACGTGTTCTTCGTCTCCAAGCTCGGTGCGAGCGCCACGGCCACGGTCGGGCTCACCGAATCGTGGCTCGTGCTCATCTACGCGATCGCCATGGGGCTGGCCATCGCCGCGACCGCCACCGTGGCGCGCCGCACCGGCGAGCGTGACCGCGAAGGTGCCGCGCGCGCCGCGACGCAAGCCATCCTGTTGGCGCTCGCCGTCGCCGCCGTTCTCGGCACGGTCGGCGGCGTGCTCGCGCCGAATCTGTTGCGCGTGATGGGCGCGTCCGACGACGTCATTCACATCGGATCGACGTACGCGCGCGTCATGCTCGGCGGCAATGTCACGATAGTCATGCTGTTCCTGATCAACGCCATCTTTCGCGGCGCGGGCGATGCCGCGATCGCGATGCGTGTGCTGTGGCTCGCCAACGCGATCAACGTGCTGTTGGGCCCGTGCCTGATCTTCGGCCTTGGTCCGTTTCCGAAGCTCGGCGTCACGGGCGCGGCGATCGCGACGAACATCGGCCGCGGCACCGGAGCATTGTTCGCCGCGAGCCGGCTGCTCAAGCCGGGGTCGCGCATCGACATCCACACGCGGCATCTCCGCGTCGAGCTCGACCTCATCGCGCAGATGGCGAAGATGGCGTGGAACGCGGCGATTCAGTTTCTGATCGGAATGGGCAGCTGGATCGCGATCATTCGCATTCTGTCGACGTTCGGCAGTGCCGTGCTCGCGGGCTACACGATCGGCATTCGCGTGATTCTCTTCGCGCTGCTGCCGGCGTCGGGCCTCGCGAACGCCGCGGCGACGATGGTCGGACAGGCGTTGGGCGCCGGCAAACCCGAGCGTGCCGAGCAGTCGGTGAAGCTCGCGGGGAAGTACAACATGATCGTGCTGACGGTGTGCGGCGTGTTGTTGGCGCTGTTCGCTCCCGCGATCGCGCATGGATTCACGCAGGACCCGGCGGTGATTCCCTCGGCGGAGAATGCGCTGCGCATCATCGCGTGCGGGTTCCCGTTCTATGGTTGGGGGATGGTGATATCGCAGTCGTTCAACGGCGCCGGTGATACCACGACACCCACGTGGCTCAATGTCGTGGTGTTCTGGATGTGGGAGCTGCCGCTCGCGTGGACCGCGCGCCGGTTGGGTTATGGAGTCAACGGTGTGTACGTCGTGCTCGCGATTACGTTCTCGACGTACGCGGTGGCGGCCTGGCTGGTGTTTCGGCGCGGACGGTGGAAGACGAGATCGGTGTAA
- a CDS encoding pitrilysin family protein — MIRRIACVPLALMLAAPLSGAAAQRTTSKQSKQSKQSTLDRTVIPTAAKPAELHVPTWTKTTLPNGAELVVSERHTLPLVSFRINFVGGSNQFEPADKTGLAQTVAQMMTEGTTHRSGDQLSNDLQMLGTNLGVSITAEAGTISFQATKDKFAPALAVVSDVLLNPTFPQAALDRLRGRALVSLTQQRDRTSGIAAMVYPKLLYGNNHPYGRVTSESSLKSITRDDVVSFYKNYYEPGRAVITVVGDVKPDQVKALVEQDFAGWARAGSMPQFSYPAPPAAKSTTIYLVDKPGAAQSTFTIGEVGPARATPDYYALRVMNEMLGVLFQSRLNHNIREVKGYSYGVFSNYAFGRGPGPFRAGGDIRTNVTDSALVEFMRELKDIRGDRPPSDDELAQAKASLVQSLPAAFESVGSVNGSIASIYTQGLPEDYYQQFARAVDAVTKDDVVRVARRYIDPDHLAILIVGDRAKIEAPLAATKIAPIVVLDVDGNPVTK; from the coding sequence ATGATTCGCCGCATCGCATGCGTGCCGTTGGCGCTGATGCTCGCCGCTCCGCTCAGCGGTGCCGCGGCGCAGCGCACGACCTCGAAACAGTCAAAACAATCGAAACAGTCGACGCTCGACCGAACGGTCATTCCCACCGCGGCGAAACCCGCGGAGCTGCATGTTCCGACATGGACGAAGACGACGCTGCCGAACGGCGCGGAGCTCGTCGTCTCGGAGCGTCATACGCTTCCCTTGGTGTCGTTCCGCATCAACTTCGTCGGCGGGTCGAATCAGTTCGAGCCGGCGGACAAGACGGGGCTCGCGCAAACCGTCGCGCAGATGATGACCGAAGGCACGACGCATCGGTCGGGCGATCAGCTCTCGAACGATTTGCAGATGCTTGGCACCAACCTTGGCGTGAGCATCACCGCGGAGGCGGGCACCATCAGCTTCCAGGCGACGAAGGACAAGTTCGCGCCGGCGCTCGCGGTCGTGTCCGACGTGCTGCTCAATCCGACGTTCCCTCAGGCGGCACTCGACCGGTTGCGGGGACGCGCGCTCGTCTCCCTGACGCAGCAGCGGGATCGCACGTCAGGGATCGCGGCCATGGTGTACCCCAAGCTGCTTTATGGCAACAATCATCCGTACGGCCGAGTGACGAGCGAGAGCTCGCTCAAGTCGATCACGCGCGATGACGTCGTGTCGTTTTACAAGAATTATTATGAGCCCGGACGCGCCGTGATCACCGTGGTCGGCGACGTGAAGCCCGACCAGGTGAAAGCGCTGGTGGAACAGGACTTCGCCGGGTGGGCACGCGCGGGCTCGATGCCGCAGTTCTCGTATCCCGCGCCGCCGGCCGCCAAGAGCACCACGATCTACCTCGTCGACAAGCCGGGTGCCGCGCAGTCGACGTTCACGATCGGTGAGGTCGGCCCGGCGCGCGCCACGCCCGACTATTACGCCCTGCGGGTGATGAACGAAATGCTCGGCGTGCTCTTTCAGTCGCGGTTGAATCACAACATTCGCGAAGTGAAGGGCTACAGCTACGGCGTATTCTCGAACTATGCGTTTGGCCGCGGTCCCGGACCGTTCCGCGCCGGCGGCGACATTCGCACGAACGTGACCGACAGTGCGCTGGTCGAGTTCATGCGAGAGTTGAAAGACATTCGCGGCGACCGGCCGCCCTCGGATGACGAGCTCGCGCAGGCAAAGGCGAGCCTTGTGCAGAGCTTGCCGGCGGCGTTCGAGTCGGTGGGCAGCGTGAACGGCAGCATCGCCTCGATCTACACGCAGGGACTGCCCGAGGACTACTACCAGCAGTTCGCGCGCGCCGTGGATGCGGTGACGAAGGACGACGTCGTTCGTGTCGCGCGGAGGTACATCGATCCCGATCACCTGGCCATACTCATTGTCGGCGATCGCGCGAAGATCGAGGCGCCGCTCGCGGCGACGAAGATCGCGCCGATCGTGGTGCTCGACGTCGATGGTAATCCGGTCACGAAGTAG